The following proteins come from a genomic window of Lineus longissimus chromosome 18, tnLinLong1.2, whole genome shotgun sequence:
- the LOC135502051 gene encoding upstream stimulatory factor-like isoform X2 — MDMLDQALETGGQEPKASDSPSPEDQVTLTEAADGTSAITDVASQGTISLDPSMQYQFRAEATQGLDGQVTYRVVQVAQPDGGDAPAQVVQAFPAGTQVIQSPFNGGSPSQQDDGAEQRFTYFPTVTAAGDAVSSQGNEVATVPLGQVSTAAGGQFYVMMSPQDVLQGQQRTLAPRTHSFSPKIEGGRNTRDERRRATHNEVERRRRDKINSWIVQLSKLVPECAQDHTKQGQVVGNKGAILSKACDYINELRATNLHMGESLKETERLSVDTELLRQQCEELKQENAVMRATLQQHGIVQP; from the exons GGGTCAGGAGCCAAAAGCTAGCGACTCTCCATCTCCAGAGGATCAAGTCACACTCACAG AAGCTGCTGATGGGACATCTGCAATCACTGACGTAGCCAGCCAGGGCACGATTAGTCTGGACCCGTCAATGCAGTATCAGTTCAGAGCCGAGGCTACACAGGGACTGGATG GCCAGGTTACGTACCGGGTTGTTCAGGTGGCCCAGCCGGATGGAGGGGACGCACCTGCTCAGGTTGTCCAGGCATTCCCAGCAGGAACGCAG GTTATTCAGAGCCCTTTCAACGGTGGCTCCCCCTCACAACAGGACGATGGAGCTGAGCAGCGATTTACATATTTTCCGACCGTGACGGCAGCCGGTGATGCAGTTTCCTCCCAAGGCAACGAGGTCGCCACTGTACCACTTGGACAGGTTTCAACAGCAGCTGGAG GTCAGTTTTACGTGATGATGTCACCACAGGATGTCTTACAGGGCCAGCAGCGGACTCTCGCCCCAAGAACTCATAGTTTCTCACCCAAGATAGAGGGCGGTAGAAATACGAGGGATGAGAGGAGGAGAGCTACACATAATGAAG TTGAACGACGGAGACGTGACAAGATAAACAGTTGGATTGTGCAATTGTCGAAGTTGGTGCCAGAATGTGCTCAGGATCATACAAAGCAGGGACAAGTGGTTGGG AACAAGGGAGCCATACTCTCGAAGGCGTGTGACTATATCAATGAGCTGCGGGCAACCAACTTGCATATGGGGGAGAGCCTTAAAGAAACGGAGCGCTTGTCGGTCGATACTGAATTATTACGGCAACAGTGTGAAGAACTAAAACAGGAGAATGCAGTCATGCGAGCCACATTACAACAGCACGGAATCGTCCAACCCTAG